TTCAGCGACGGCTCGTTTGCGGTATTTGGCGGCGAACAAGGCATCGTTACGGTGGATAACAGCCTGGGTGAAGTGCTGATCAGCGGCGCGCAATTTGCCACCGACGGCTATGTCATCAATGACGGAACGATCACCACCAACACCGCCGACACGTTGATTCGCGTCGGCGATGGCACCGTGCAAAGTGCCAACACCACCGCAACCATCAACTCGGTCATCGCGGGTACGGGCGGTATTGATAAAGCCGACGTGGGGACGTTGCTGCTCAACGGCAATAACACCTACAGCGGCGGCACGACGGTGTCTGACGGTACGTTACAGGTTTCTCAAGATGCGAATCTGGGCCAGGCTGGAACAGGAATTACGCTTAACGGCGGGACGTTCCGTTATGGTGCGGCATTCAATACCGACCGCAACCTTACCGTTGCCGCAAACGGCGGCACACTCGATACCAACGGTAATAACGTGTCGCTGCTCGGCGCAGCTTCCGGCAGCGGCGCATTGACCAAAGCCGGTGCTGGCACGTTAACCCTGACCCAGGACAGCACTTACACGGGTGGCACCACCATCAGCGAAGGGAATCTGCAACTGGGTACCGGCGGCGAACAGGGTAGCGTTATCGGCAATATCGTCGATAACGGCGTGCTCCAGGTTAACCGTTCTAATGAGCTTGCACTGACGGGCAATATCTCCGGAACCGGCCAGCTATGGCAGCAGGGTTCTGGCACCACCGTTTTGGGCGGAACGAATACTTATTCGGGTATCACACTGGTGGAACGCGGCACGTTACAGGCGCAGGGGGCGAACCGGTTTAGCGCGGCTTCAAGCCATATCGTCAGCAGCGGCGCAACACTGGATACCGGAGGAGAAAACCAGACTGTCAACTCGCTGGTAAACCAGGGTACGGTGAACCTGCGTGGCGGTGATGTCGGTTCTACGCTGACGGTCAACGGCGATTATGTTGGGCTTAACGGCGTGCTGAAAATCGCCGCCCAGCAGCATAGCCCAGGCGTGGCTGACCATCTGGTGATTAACGGTGGCACAGCGACAGGCAAAACGTTACTCGATATCGACGTCAGCCAGTTGGGTGAACAAACCGAAGGCGACGGTATTCTGGTGGTTGACGCAGTCAACGGTGCCACCACCACCGCGCAGACTACCAAAGACGCGTTTACCATTGGCGCGGATCACCTGGAAGCGGGCGCGTGGGAATACCGCCTGTTTGCCGGTAACGGGCTGGGAGAAGGCGAAGACTGGTTCCTGCGCACCTCTTATCGTCCTGAAGTGCCGATCTTCGTGACCATTCCGTCAACGATTCGTCAGGGCGACCTGGCGGTACTTGGCACCCTGCACCAGCGCGTCGGTGACGAACAACCGTGGAATACCAACGTCACTCAGGATAACGACCAGCGCTTCTGGGCGCGGTATATCGCTCAATCCACCCATCAATCGTTTAATGATGCCACGGCTTCACAAACAGACAGCAATATCAACGGCATGCAGATTGGTTTCGATTTGTACGTCGATGAAAACTGGCGTGCGGGGATGTACACCGCCATTGTGGATAACGACACCAGTATCAAGGGAGCGAACTCTGGCGGCTATGGCACTGCGGGGTACAATTCCACCCTCTCCACTTATGTTGCCGGTTATGCGACATATACCGCACAAAGCGGTTTCTACGTCGACAACGTGTTGCAATATGGCAACCACAGTATCGACCTGAAAAATGCGCAAAATCGCAACAGCTACAGCCCGGACGGCAACAGCTTTGTGGCCTCGGTCGAGACGGGTTACCCGATTCGCTTTGGTGACACCAACTGGGCATTTGAACCGCAGGCGCAGCTCATCTGGCAGCACAGCGATTTCGACAGCGTGATTTTGCAGGGCGACGCAAAAACGCGCGCTTCGGTGGATGCTGACGATGCCATCATCGGGCGTATCGGCGCACGCCTCACGGCGGAATATGAAACCGGCGTAGGCAAAGTCAAACCGTACGTGCGGGTTAACCTGTGGCAACAGCTTTCCGACGGGCAGGATACCGCCACGTTTGAAAACACCACCAATAACGCAGGTAAATCGGTCATTACCGCTGACCAGAAATACAGCACCACTGAAGCCGCCGTTGGCGCAACATGGACCATTTATAAAAACGCCGAAGCCTATACGGAAGTGGGTAAAATGTGGAGCAACGGTGGCAGCGATACCAGCATCAGCAGCGATATCAATGCGTCAATTGGGATGAAAATTCGTTTCTAAGGAATGATAAGTCAGATAAACAGCGCGTCATCTGACAAAAACGTAAAAGCCCGCAGTTCTTTGAGCTGCGGGCTTTTTACGGAATAATTCAGCTTAAGCAAACGGATGACATTTAAACTGCATCACTCCATTTGAAAACCGACGTTATTTTTTCCACTTCAACGCCATCAGCGCTTTTTCGCCATCAGCCAGATATTTAGCTTCATTTTTTTCAGTCGTGTTAAACGATGCAATGGTCAGTTTGCCGTTTAAGCTGGTAAACATCATGACATTTTTGACGTTTCCATCTGCAGCAGGCGTCGTCATTTTCAACACAACCACTTTATGACCATCAATGTCCATATCAGTAAAAGTAGGAGAAAGAGCGGCGTACTGTTTCTTCATAACTTCTGTGAATTTAGGGAGATCTTTTTCAGGCATCGGTGTTGCAGTTTTGTTGAAAACAAACGCTGCAGTCGTATCCGCAGTAGAGTATGCCTCTGGTGGTGTCTGCACAGGGAATTTAGTCTTGCGCATTTCATCACTCATTTTTGTATAGCCTGCCGGGAACGTAATATAAGCTTCCCCATCCAGCACTTTAGTCCCCTGAGGTTCAGCCTCCGAACACGCGGAGAGAGAAAACATAACCAGTAAAGATATACCTACAGATTTAATAAAAGACATGACAACACCTAATTTTAAGAAATAATATAGCTGCTCACTGAATATCTTCAGCGGCAACTGATTAACAGAATAAATACAAATTATTTTGCTGGAGGAACACCAAGCCCTCCACAATTAAGCAACCCGACACCTGACAATAAAACACCAGAGAATTACTATCGATTTATTTTATTCCACACACAGAGAAAGTCACTGAGAAAGTGTTTTTCATTTTATTAAAAACACATGCACAGAGGGGAATACACCAGGTTGTTTATGACAACACAGAAAACACCAGCATGAGTAATCTATCATTCATACAATAAGTTACACCTACATTAATAGATTCATTTATTTATTTTGATCCTCAATTACTTTTCCTTGTGAAGCTTCTTTTTCTTCTTTTGCTTCTGGAATTGAACCGGCAAGTAATAGCATCCACTGTGGCGTTACACTACCCTGTTTATCCTTTGGACCTGACAATATTAGCGACATCATTTTTCGAGCCTGGTAACTTCCTCCTGCAGCGGCTAACTTATAAAAATAAATAGCCTTGCTATAGTCAGGGGGTACCGAAGACCCCTTATGGTATATCACGGCCAGACGATACGCAGAGGTACTATCTCCTGCTTCTGCTTTTAAAACGAGCATTGAAAGCTTTGCTTTTATTTCACTTGTCGCATTATCAATAGCATTATGATTAACATCTGTTTTTTTAGTCTCTTCATTTTCATGAGCGTTTTTTTCTTCTTGCTGCAAACCTCCAGAGACATCTTTCCCTGGATTTTTTTCATCTGCATTCAATAAAAAACCGCTGCTCTTCTTGCTCATATTGACACCATCAACAATGACATCAGCATATGAAATGTATGATGTGAATGCGAATGTAGAAATAAAACACCAGCGCCACCTTTGCAACGCACAACTGCACTGGAAAATCATTATTTAACCGTCCAGTTAACTGTACCAAATGTAATTTCCCCAGTGCTTAAACCTTTAAGGGTGTTTTGCAAAGAGATATTATCAAATGCTGCGTTAACCGAAGTGAAATCGGTTTTAAACAGATCGGGTATCTTTTCTTCTGCAAGTTTCTGTGCTGTTGCTGCGCAAAGCACGGATTCTTGCCCCGGTTTAGACATGGTCAACGCAAACAAATCCGCATTATTATTTGGCGGAATTGTATGTAAACGAGAGGCATCAACCTTTGGTGCAGACTGGAAAACTGAAGGATAAATTTTAGTTAACACCCCATTACTATTCTTATAATAGCAGTACAACCAGGCTTCTCTATTTACCTGCACAGAGAATGCAATGTTTTCATTTACTGAATACTCTTTTCTTTCTGGCTGAAGCTCTACATTTATCATTAAGGGGTTAGTTTCATTAGTCTTTGAATCTGGCCAAATATTGTCGTTATCCTTGTTGCGTTTTTCTGAATCATCCCAACCAATGCTTTTAAAACGACCATTATTATCAATGGTAACGTAATGGCGCATTATTTTTTCATAGGTTTCAAAATTAGGTATTCCAGTAATCACAATACCTTCATCTTTTTGGAAAGTCAGAATAGCTTGTTTAAGTTCCTGAGATAAGCCTTCCGTTTCACGAGTGGAAAGATACCCACCGGAATGCAGAGCATTGGCAAAAAATTCAATTTGCTGGGAGGAGCTCATCTCCCTGTACCAGTCGTGCATTTCACGCTGAAACTCTGGATGTGTCTGATCCAAAGATAAGCACTGCCAATAAGGAACTTCTGCCCATTTGCCAATGACTTCTATCATTCCTAAGTCAACCAATGCACGCGTTGCTGGTCCAACCCCCTGACTATAAGCTGCGCTCAGGCTAAATTGAGTGCCCGCTTTACTGATTCTGCCACCACCATCCAGTGCATCTCCTTTTCCAGCAATCGCCAGTTCATTCGCGGACTCAATACCAGGAAGAATCGTTCGGGTATCAAAATCACCAAGATGGAGTTCAAGGCTGAAATTAGTCGCAATTAAATCGCTTGTCATGCCTAACTCGAAATCGTCGCTTGCAATACCCAGACCGGTTCCCTTAGTCATCACGTTCTGGTCCATGCTCGTTATTGCGCCTGAAACATACAACTTCGGTTTAGGAATATGCATATCGCCACTATTGAGTAGCAAGGTCGTAATGTTTTGCACGGTATCTTGTTTTAATGGATCTGTTTCAAAATCCACAAATTCGAAAGCATGGCTCGAGCGGGACATTTTAGAAAGTGATGTCACAATCATATCTTTTACTGAAACAAATACCTTTCCTGAAGCATCAGGAATTAACTTACTGGTGATGTAGGTAGACGGCACATTGTTCTTCAGTAAAAGTTTATCCATACAAGAAAGACTGTCGTCAAAATTTGAAATTGAGCGCACAGGTTTCATTAATGATTGATTTTCTACCAGGGAAGTTTCAAAAAAAGGAATCTCCCCGCGAGGCGAAGTATTACAACCATTTAATACGAGGCAAACAATGGATGAAAGAACTGTTTTTTTTACAAATGCCATTAGTTATCCTTGGAACTCTTATCCACAGACATTGATTACATTGCCTGTAACGACCACTACGCTTGGCTGCGTTTTAGAATTTCCCAGTGGATGGGGGTAAGAAGGGTCAGGAGCATTCCCTACCGTTGTTGTGCAATTCACACCGCTGCCGATGTTATTGCTTGATTTAACCGAATCCTTTGTTTGTTGCTTGAGACCAAATCCTACCCACTTTTTTGCTTCAAGCGATTTTACTGTCGCAGCATCTTTAGGATCTAAAGATTTGCGCTGGACGACACTACTTTGTGCGCAAATAACATCACCTGAAATCGCAAGCATAAAAATAAGGGTAATTATTTTTTTCATTTCCATTACCTCTTCGGAATGCCAGCAATTGAATGCTGGCATTGTCAGACAATTTAGTTACCGACGTTGGAACCTAAATGTTGTTCTGCCGTCGAAGCGGCACCCACTACTGAGTTCGCTACTGCGCCCTGAACGGCAATGGTTTGCGTGTTGTTACCTTTAACGGTCACGTTACCCACGTTTGATGCTAATGATTGTTTTGCTTTTGAAGCTGCCCCAACTACGGAGTTCGCGACCGCACCCTGAACGTTTACCGTCTGTTTATTATTTCCCTTAATGGTGACATCTGCTTGTGCAGTCGTTACAACAGCAACAGTCATTACTAGTCCAGTAAAGATTGATTTAATTAAACTCATGATTCTCTCTTATTAATTGATAAATTATCGATTGTTTATAGAACTGACATTGATTTCAGATTTAGAGCCTTTGCCCTTTGATACATTCACAACTGAACCGCCAATGGAAACGGTTTGCGACACACCGTCCACAGTAACGTTCTGCTTACCATTCCCTAAAACCGAGCCTATGTTCGTTAATGCAACTCCCCCCTGGTTCGCCTCGCTATAGACACTGCCTTTAACAATGACAACCTGAGAAGAATTTGCACCACATATTCCAGAGAATAAAGAAAGGCCAAGCAAAATTACCGTTGCTTTCCGAAACTTCATTTTTTATTCCATCCGCAATTTATTTGGCGGGCCATTTATATAAACATCTTAGCGCTTATGCAAATGGCAGGAATAACGTTGAAGGTAAAAGTTAACATAAACATCACAATCAAGAATAAAATAGTAAGATCAATCAATTACAATTAATTCAATCCATAAAAAAACTTCTTACGTAACAATTCATAACTTCATTTGAAAGTTGCTTTTCTTGTTTTTATTTTTTATAAACCCACACTTCTAATAGACATTGCTTAGACCGAAATCACATTAAATTTCATCTATAAATCATAAAATTAACTCCACACTCACTTTCACCTTCACGGTAAACCTCACTCCGGAGTGATTACAAAACAAACAGATATGTTATTTATTTGTATTGATTACATCAACTTCCCCTTCAATTTTTCTCGTATCAATAAAATACTTTGACAAATAAAAACGCCATTTTTAAAGCCAATTAAAATAAGAACTTTCCCGGTTTAATTGCTCATTACATAAACAAATCATTCTATATTTATCCAGATATGATAGAAATCGTTTTCTCCGCAAGAAATCCCATCAA
The nucleotide sequence above comes from Buttiauxella selenatireducens. Encoded proteins:
- a CDS encoding DUF4384 domain-containing protein codes for the protein MAFVKKTVLSSIVCLVLNGCNTSPRGEIPFFETSLVENQSLMKPVRSISNFDDSLSCMDKLLLKNNVPSTYITSKLIPDASGKVFVSVKDMIVTSLSKMSRSSHAFEFVDFETDPLKQDTVQNITTLLLNSGDMHIPKPKLYVSGAITSMDQNVMTKGTGLGIASDDFELGMTSDLIATNFSLELHLGDFDTRTILPGIESANELAIAGKGDALDGGGRISKAGTQFSLSAAYSQGVGPATRALVDLGMIEVIGKWAEVPYWQCLSLDQTHPEFQREMHDWYREMSSSQQIEFFANALHSGGYLSTRETEGLSQELKQAILTFQKDEGIVITGIPNFETYEKIMRHYVTIDNNGRFKSIGWDDSEKRNKDNDNIWPDSKTNETNPLMINVELQPERKEYSVNENIAFSVQVNREAWLYCYYKNSNGVLTKIYPSVFQSAPKVDASRLHTIPPNNNADLFALTMSKPGQESVLCAATAQKLAEEKIPDLFKTDFTSVNAAFDNISLQNTLKGLSTGEITFGTVNWTVK